Within the Alteromonas sp. M12 genome, the region AGTCTTGAGAGTAACATTTATGGGGGATTTTACTTCAACCGATGAAAAATCCTCAGTAGTGGCAGAAAATTTAACTAAATTAATCTTGTGTGCTGTAAACCAAACACCTTGAAGGCTAGATTCGCTCCCTCAAATTATTATTTGAAAGAGCGAATATAGTGCTTATTGCGGATTAGGCGACTTCAGGTTTAAAGTCACTTGAATGTAAATCGTGTTTTTTCATTAATTTGTGCATATCGGTTCGATTTCGCCCAGCTAATTCCGCCGCACGAGTCACATTACCATCCGTCATTTTCAGCAATTTTAACAAATAGTTTTGTTCAAACGCGTCTCTGGCTTCAGTTAATGTTGGCCATTTTTGCTCTGAAGCCGACAGTGCTTGCTCGACTAAATGCGAGGCAATAACCGATGTTTGTGTTAACGCTACACATTGTTCTACCACGTTAACCAATTGTCTGACGTTACCAGGCCAAGGTGCAGTAGCTAAAAGCTGCATTGCATCATCAGAAAAACGGCTGACATTAACGCCATGGCGTTCTGCACTTTTGGCTAACAGATAGCGCGTTAATAATGGAATATCTTCTGAACGTTCCCGTAAAGATGGCAAGGTTAAATTCACCACGTTTAAGCGGTAGTACAAATCTTCACGGAAGTTTTGCTCTTGCATTTCTTTGGTAAGATCTTTATGAGTAGCAGATATCACTCTTACGTTAATTGGGATCTGTTTACTGCTGCCCACAGGACGAATTTGCTGTTCTTGCAAAGCCCTTAGTAACTTAACCTGCAAAGGTACCGGCATATCACCGATCTCATCCAAGAAAAGCGTTCCGCCGTCAGCTTCACGAAAAAGACCTTGATGCTCGTTGACCGCTCCTGTGAAAGCGCCTTTTGCATGACCAAATAATTCAGACTCCAACAAATTTTCTGGCAATGCACCACAGTTAATGGCTACGAATGGTTTGTTCCCCCGAGTACTGGCTTTGTGTAATGCTTTGGCAAGCAACTCTTTACCGGTACCACTTGCGCCACTTATCAATACACTGACGTCGCGCTTGGCAACTCTGAATGCTTGGTCAAGCAGTTGCTCCATCTGCATCGAGCGGGTGATGATTTCTTCACTCCAAGTTCCATTTTGAGCACTTTGACTTTGACTCACTGCTTTGACTAATAACTCTCGCAACGCTTCATGATCAATCGGTTTGGTGAGAAAACCAAAAACCCCTCTTTGCGTTGCTTCAACGGCATCTTGAATAGTGCCATGGGCAGTCATTAAAATGACTGGAATATCGCGGCGAAGGGATACAATTTCTTCAAATAAGCTAAGGCCGTCTAAGCCGGGCATACGTAAATCACTAAGAACAACATCAAAACTCTGGGTATTGAGCAATCTTAGTGCCTCTTTACCACCTTCAGCTGTAGCAACTTGATAACCCTCTCCTTGCAATCTGATAGTCATCAAACGCAACAAATTTTCATCGTCATCCACTAACAATATACGTGGTAATGCGTTTGTTTCAGATTTGCTCATTGGCTTATCCCCTCTTTTTTCTCCATCATAGATGCCTCAATTTTTAATAATTGGTCGATTTGCTGTTGCTGTTCAAACAATCTTTGTTGTTGAACATCTAGTTCTTTCGATTGATTGGTATTCATCCGAGTGAGAATCGTCAAAGCAGATTCAAACTCTAATAATTCCTGACTTGGCCGATAAACCAACACAAATAACAGCTGTTTCATTTGTTCGGTAAGCGAAGGAATCAAGTCATCAGCCCAACCTTGCGCTCTTAATCTATTTTGATACGGCGTACCTTTGCCTTGGCTTAACAGGACTTTTTTCATTAACTCGCCCGTTGAATCTCCTAGCTGATTTATTAACTCTTTTCGTTGTGTCCAAGAAAGAGTGTCGTGTTCAACCCAGAAATCTAGCCAATATGTCAGTTCACAATTATGTTCAACCGCTGAATCAGCCACAAACAAACAAAATTTATTCTGCTCTGGTAAAATAACCTGTGTTACCGGTACGGCTTCTTTAGGTGTGATTTCACATCCAGCCAACCCAATAAAACAGCCTAAAAGCAATAATGTTAACTTTTTCATGCCGCCACCTCGTCTTGTGGCAAACTTACTCGCATGCATACGTCTGCGTAGTCAACATCAACAATTTCAACAGTGCCATGCATCATTCGTGCACAATCTGCAACTATAGATAAACCTAGCCCCGATCCTATCACTCTATCGTTACGTCTATGTTCACCACGTTTGAAAGGTTCAAATAGTGATTTACGCTGTTCCATTGGAATTTTCCGCCCACGGTTAGCCACATCCAAAATTAAGGTATCCTTTTGTTTATAAAGCTTAATATCTATAGGACGACCTGCCGTGCCATGGGCTAAAGCATTCGACAAAAGGTTATCAATTATTCGTCTATATAAATTGGGATCTACAGTCATATCTATCACTTTGTTATCAACATTCACTTCATTTTTATGCTGTTGTATTGCTAAAGCGTTATCGATTAATGCTGCTTCTAGCAAACTTTTAGTGTCTGTTTTTTCATACACAGGCTTAGCCTGTTGCAATAGTAAGTTGTAGTCAAGTAATTGTTCAATGAGTAAATTCAATCGCTCTGTACTACTGGTTAATAAACTAACCACTTCTTTTTGTTGATCATTTAGCGGACCAACAACACTTTCAGAGAGTAATGAACAACCTTCTTTGATACTTGCTAAGGGAGTTTTAAGCTCGTGGGAGGCATGCCGTAGAAGCGCATGACGCAAATGTTCAAGTTGATTTAAGCGATCGGCTAACCAGTGTAATTTGTGCTCCACTTCGATCAATTCTTTAGGACCGGAGGTAGAGACTTTAGGCAAGGTTTCTGATTGTTTGGCAATTTCACTGATAATGCGTTCAATTTTTGTCACCGGCGAAAGAATCAATTGGCTCGCAAAAATGATTAACAACAATGAAAAAGTGACCAGTAGAGCCGTAGACCAGGCTTGAGTTTGTTGCACCGAATTTACGTAGTCTTGTTGTTGTTTAATGCGTTCATCGAGTAACGAATCAACTTGTTGCTGTAACTCTTCAATAGAGCGACGAAATTCCGCTAATTGCGCATCGAGTAAGAGTTTATCTTCGATTTGGCCGTTATTTTCAAACCATGCTATGCGTTTTTGTAAAGCAGAGCAGACGTATTCACTGGGTAATTCAGCACACACGTTAACTAGCTTGGTTTCAAGCCGACTGATTGAATTATCAGTCAGTTGCTTTAATTCAGGCTTTTTTAATACGTGATATTGGCGGATCAATCTTTCCACATCAATGGCGATATTCTCCATATCACCGATTTGTCGTGCCATGGTTACTGAAAACTGAGCTTCACTGGCCGCAATTTGCGCCATTTTAGTCAACGTACTTTGGCTATGCCATAGCAACACAGCAAGAGGAATCAGCGCGATAAGAAAACTGATTAATGTGAGTTGTCGTAACGATCCAATTTGCATTTTCATACCTTAAACTACTTCGTACAAATTGGAGTATCCTATGTCAGAGACGTAAATGAAACCAAACAAATAATGAGTTTTTCATAAAGAACCTCAACATAAGGTTTTTTAGGGAAGTAACACGGTTTCAGAGCCGAAAAAACCAGAATGTTGAGGTAAAAAGGTTAAGCGTCAAAAATTAACGAACTCGCTGCTTAGCTAAGCTTTTTTGTTAATTTGTTTAATTATATTTGATTCGGACAACTCTTCGGCACTGATCTTTCCATCACCATTAGTGTCAATTTTGCCAAACGCTGCCAACAAATTAGGATCCGCGACCGCTTCTCTAATACTGATCATACCGTCTTCATCTAAGTCCATTTCGGCAATAAGATCGGATTGGGCATGGGCTACACTGCTAACTACCGGTTGCAGCATCATCATGCCCGCAAACATTAAGCCCGTAAAAATAAACTTTTTCATACAACAATCTCCATTTGAACTGCTTAGCGAAAAGGAAGAGGCATCCTTGCCATGCAATGCGATTAAACGCATTCAGAATGACTTAAAGTAAGTTGCAAACGCCATCGCAGCCAATAACAAAACCGTTATTTATAAGTCACCTTCGCTGTGTTCTTCCTTGAAAAGCCGTAGGAACCAGTACAGCTAACACAGTTACACCTAGGGGCTATAACATGTTTTATGCCAGACTTAAATTATGCAATAAATTCAATCACTTATAATTAGTTCTCGATAGAAAAAACAGTGAACCCAAGTGCTACCGTTACTTTTTCGCAACACCAACCGTTCAAGATTAATATTATCTTTACAATTCAATTGGTTAGCATGTCTTCAATCAATGACAATTGGCATTTTCACTGGGGTTAAGAGGTACTATCTGTCACTTTGAGTTTACTTTGTATGAATTGACTGTGGGGTATATGCAATAGATCTGAGATACGACGGATTAGGTGAATTTCGTGCACATCAAGGTGTTTATCGGCATAAGCCACCCGCCACAATGATTCTAAAATTTGCAGCTTTTCTGGCACATCACAGTGTTGGTTGATAGTTCTGGTAAACTGGTGGTAATCCACCGCTTGACCTGCTTTATCTGAGGACAACTTGATTAAACTGTCTAGTTCATTGGCTGATAAATCAAAATGCTGTTTAAGTAATGTTTGATAAGCTAGTTGTTCCGACTCTTCAAACTTGCCGTCAGCCCGCATGATCTCATACAAAAGTACGGCTGTGGCTAATTCAACGGTGTGCTTTTCTGACACAGGTTCATTTTGTTGTAATTGTTGCTCAAACCAATCACCTAATGCTTTAAACATAAAAACTCCTACATTTTTAAAGCGAAATGTAAAAATAATACCGCTACTAAACGCAAAACAAGAGGTTTGGGCTGAATGGACTAACATTTACGTTTGCTGACCCAATTTAAGGGTGGTATTCAAAATTCCACCCTAACCTTTAATCGTATTTAGTTTTCAGTCTCAAACATATAATAATGACTCGCTTTCATGCCAAGTTTTTTATAGGTTTCTTGAGCCACCAAATTATCGTGCTCAACATATAATCGAAAGCCACAAACCCCTTGGGATTGTTCAGCTAATTCTTTTACTTTTTGATATAGCATTGAATATACGCCTGTGCGTCTGTTTTCAGGACGAACATACACACTTTGAATCCACCAAAACTGGCTATTTCGCCAATCACTCCATTCCGAGGTCACCATTAAACTTCCAGCAATAGCACCATCATCTTGCTCGGCAACTAAATAAAAACCCTTTGCTCTGTCTTTAATAAGTGCGCTGACGCCGGCGCTTAATACATCACCTTGCAGTTTTTTTTGTTCAGTTTCCCAAGCCATTGCTTGATTAAAATCCACTAGCGCTTGGATATCGGCTTTTGAAGCTTGTCGTATTGTTATCACCATTTACACCTTAATTGTCGCTGATACAGAGCGTCCTTGATCGGAATATTGAACGCTTTGACATAATGTTTTAATTAGAGGAATTCCCCTACCATAGGTATCCGAGTCTTGGCTTGCCTGAATTTTTTGAAAGTCAAACCCCTCCCCCGAGTCCGATAAATTAATCGTTAAAATATTGGTATTAGGGGCAAAACTAATTGCGATTTTGATTTCGCCTTGAGTCAATTTCGCTAATCGTTGATTACGCAGTTTAAAATATTCGAAGAACCCTTCAGTGGACTTTTTAATATCTGAACTTAATTTCAATATACCGTGATCTAAAGAATTCATAAACAATTCGCTAATCACAGTAGATAAATCAGAACGCACTTTTTGCATCCCCAACTGGCTACACACCATCACCACAACATCATATATTGGCGTAAATTGGGTTAACTGTTCGACTTTCATATCAACACTAATGTTAAAGGGTAATCGCGTAATTTCGATTTCAGCTTTTAAATCATCAAGATTTTGGCAGGTATAACTCACGAAGGTTATGTCGTCTAGTTGCTCGGCTTTTCCTCTATATTTATCAGTTCGCTGGATAATTTGTTCTACAGTCATCAAAGGATTGGATGCCAACCAACTCATTACCACCTCTTCCCCCAACATTTGTTCTTCAGCGTTGGTAAGCTCAATAACGCCATCGGAATATCCTATTAATCTGTCACCGATTTTTGCATTAAAGTACTCAACATTTTCCTCAAACTCATCGACTTCAAGAATCCCCATTGCCATATGCGACGAAATAAATCGTTTTGATATGCGCCCCTCAGGCGTCATAACGGTGAGGTCTGGCATGCCTCCATTCCAAACAGAAAACTGATGACCTGACGCTGAAATTTCAACGACAACTGCCGCAAAAAACATATCTGAGGGCAGCAATGCTAAAAGAATTTGATTGAGGGTTTGTGAGATTTCAGAAACTGAAACGCCTTTTCTAGACATCGCTTGAAATGCTCTAGCCACAGGAAGCGCACCAATAGCTGATGCTAAACCATGACCGGTAAAGTCACCCATTAAAAAGTACATGCCTCCAGAGGGACTAGGTTCAGTTAAAAACACATCACCATTAAATGTACTGGCCGGGGCTAAGCGATAGTCAAAATATTTCGTGGTGGCTTGATTGATAGTTAAGGCATTCGCAAAAATATGTTCAACAATGGCGTGCTCTCGTTCTACGCCCCTGCGAAAATAATTTAATTCGGCATTTTGCTTATTGGTGCGAATACTCAATAGTCGAGTACGGGCATGGGCTCTTATTTTTGCGGTTAAAATAGTTCGGTCAAAAGGTTTGGTAGCAAAATCATCACCGCCCACTTCAAGACATCGAGCTAACGCAGGCTGATCATCCATGGCGGTAATAAATATCACTGGTAGGTAGATATCACCTGCCATTTTTTTAAGAAGCGGGGCCACTTCATACCCGTCCATATCAGGCATAACCACATCAAGTAACACAAGGTCTGGACGAATCTTTTTAGCTAATTGCAGCGCTTCTCTACCCGACTCAGCTTCGAAGCAATCTAAATATCCAGCCTCTTCTAACATATGAACCAGCATGAAGCGATTCAGGGATTCATCATCAACTATTAATATACGCAAAGGTATTGACTCATCTAGGTCATATCGAACTTTTTATCAAAACGTGAAATCTTTAAAATTTTAGCCACTTGTGGACGACTGTTAGCAATTTTAAAGGTGGTAACTTTATCCTCCATCGCTTTTTGCATATTCAACAACATACCTAATGCGGAACTGTCCATGTATTCTGTATTCGACAGGTCTACTATGATTGTTTCAACATCATTTGAAGCGGATAAATAAGCGTCTCTAAATTCTTGTACTTTGCCAAAATCGAATTTTTCTTCCATGTAGATTATTAGCTCTTTTCCTCCGTCACCGGGGCGGGTCTCCAAGCTCATTTGTGACTCCATTTTTTACTTCTTGCTAAATTGCCCCTACTTTCGCACACAGATTCTATTTGGCAACTCTTTTTTGTATAGCCAAGATAAATATGTTTCAGCGAGTTAGTTTGTACCAGTTAAATGCATTGATCATTCTGATGTGGTTTTAATAGGTGCATTTTTTGTCTAAACTGGAGATATCCTTAGATTCAATTATTTCACATATGTCACAAAATAATCTTGTATACAGCACCGGCATCGGTAGATTAGAACCTCAAGTAAAAGAACAACCGAAATCAAAAAACACTGATGGGATAGTCAGGATTCGCCGCGAAACCAAAGGCCGGAAAGGTAAAGGTGTGACCACCATAGATGGCGTTGACTTACCAGCAGAGGCTTTAAAAAATCTATGTTCTGAGTTAAAGAAAAGCTGTGGAACAGGCGGTGCTATTAAAAACGGCGTGATCGAAATCCAAGGTGATAATCGCGATAAAATTAAACTGCTTCTAGAGAAAAAAGGTCTAACAGTCAAACTTGCAGGCGGTTAACCTTTACAACATCACTTCAGGATTTTTATGAACCATATTTCGTTGAGCGACGTCAATATTCTACTAATTGAGCCATCTGACACCCAAAGAAAAATCATTTCATCTTTGTTAATCAAAGAAAATGTCGGCTCCGTAGATTCTGTCTCCACTCTTGCAGAAGCTAAAAGCGTACTAAGATCTCACGGTAGTGATGTGGTGGTAAGTGCTATGTATTTTGAAGATGGAACAGGTTTAGATTTAATAAAACACATTAAAGGTAACGTGGAAACAGCCTCAATTCCTTTTATGTTAGTGAGTAGTGAAAATCGCGTCGCCAAATTAGAAGAATTTAAACAGGCCGGTGTCGCAGCCATTTTACCTAAGCCTTTTGAACCCTTGCATCTAGCAAGAGCATTAAATGCCACTCTAGACTTAATTAATTCTGAAGAATTGGATTTAGAATTGTACGATATTAAGGATGTGCGAGTGCTATTAGTGGATGACAGTCGTTTGGCGAGAAATCATATTCACCGCGTATTGGAGGGCATGGGATTAAGCAATATTAAAGAAGCTGAAAATGGCGCAACAGCACTGACTCTGCTCAAAGATAATATTTTCGACTTGGTTGTCACTGACTACAATATGCCAGAAATGGATGGTCGTGAATTATCTGAGTATATCCGATTTAATCCGGACACCTCGCATATTCCAATCATTATGGTAACCTCAGAAGCCACCAATAGTGCTCACATGGCGAATATCCAACATACCGGTGTTAACGCGTTATGTGACAAACCCTTTGAAGCACAAGAGGTACGTAAAATTCTTGCCACTTTGTTAGGTAGTTAACGGTTAATTCAACGAAGTTACATTGAAATTAGCAATAACTAATATCATCTTGCGATTGACAATATGGCGTTGAATTAATAGATTCTGCTCACCACTATCAAATCCAGTGATGAAGCTAGCTTGCAACTGGTTTCTTTACTCCTTTGAAGAACTTACAGATAGTTATTATATTTACCTGAAAAAGGCGCTCAAAACCGGTTTCATTACTTTTATCCACGGCCAATGGGAAAATATGATAATCCACTAGTTTTCTGCAAAGCCTCCATAGTTGGAGGCTTTGCATTTATAGTTTAAATAAAGTGAATTTTATGTCGACCTCAGAACTACAAAAATTACGAGAACAAATTACCGCTCTTGACTCCGAGTTACTGGAGATGTTGGCAAAACGTCAACAATATACCAACAGTGTTGCGGAAACAAAAATTCGCAATCAAATTCCGGTTAGAGATCATGTACGAGAAGAGGAGCTTTTGATCAGGTTGATCAAAAAAGGACAAGAGTATGGCCTAGATCCACATTACGTCACGCAAATATTCCACGTAGTGATTGAAGACTCAGTACTCAACCAACAGGCACTGTTAGCGGAACGAGCCAATCCAGGTAGTCGTCTGCCATTGAGCCGTGTTGCATTTTTAGGTGATAAAGGGTCGTACAGTTATTTAGCGACACAAAAATACTTTTCTAGAAGAGCTGGCGAATTGTTAGAAATTGGCTGTTCTAGTTTTGCAGAAATTGTCGAAAAAGTGGAATCTAATCAAGCTGACTATGCGGTACTACCTATCGAAAACACAACATCGGGCAGTATCAACGAAGTTTACGATTTACTGCAGCATACTAGCTTGTCAATTGTTGGTGAGCTAACTCATCCGATAAATCATTCATTGTTAGCATCAACAGATACGGATATTAGCAAAATAAAAACACTGTATGCCCACCCTCAAGTCTTTGCTCAGTGCAGTTATTTTTTAGCAGAATTAGGGAATGTAGAAGTTAAACCCTGTGCCAGTACCTCGGCAGCAATGTTAATGGTTAATCAACTTAATAGTGAATCTGTGGCAGCAATTGGCAGTGAGGCGGGAGGTAAGCTTTACGGCTTAGCTGCAATAAAGTCGAATCTGGCTAATCAAAAAGAAAATCATAGCCGCTTTATTGTTGTCGCTAGAAATGCAGTGAAAGTACCATTACAAGTGCCTGCTAAAACGACGTTAGTTATGTCAACAGTGCAAAAACCAGGGGCCCTAGTTGATGCTTTATTGATTATTAAAAATAATCAAATCAATATGACCAAATTAGAATCTCGACCAATCACGGGCAACCCATGGGAAGAGATGTTTTATATTGATGTAGAAGGTAATGTACAAGATGGGCCGATGCAAAAAACCCTAGAAGAATTAGCAGCAACGACCCGATACTTTAAGGTGCTTGGCTGTTACCCTAATGAAGAAATAAATGCGACTAAAGTCGCCGCAGTAAACGCCTTAACGGCTTAGCACTGCTAGGCATAAAAAATGCCCCTAATAGGGGCATTTTTTTGTTAACGCAAAAACTGTAACATCTACCTAATGTTAGGAATTAACATCCATAACTCTGTCATCGTCGGCCTTCAATAATAGCTTTTTACTGCTAACCAAACATTGCTTGGCGTAAGGTCCAAACCAATGTCCGATACTAAAGAATTGTTTAACAAATTCACCTTTGTCACCTTCTTCTAATAGTTTTAAAGCATCATCGAAACGATCACGGAAACGTTTAAGCAAACCTATACTTTCAGCATTGGTGAAAATGATATCTGCGTATAACTCGGGATCTTGCGCGAATAATCGGCCAACCATTGCCAACTCTAGGCGGTAAATAGGCGAACTAAAGGCAACTAACTGATTCAGATCAGGATCTTCACCGGCTAAGTGAGCGCCATACACAAAACTACTGAAATGGCGCATTACCTGAATAAATGCCATGGCATCATCGTGCTCTTTTGCCGTGCTTTCATGCACGATAGCACCCCAGATTTTGATTTGTTCAACCAACCATTGATATGTTTCAGGTTGTCTTCCATCGCACACCACAACCACTTGTTTTACCAAGCTTTGTACATCTGGACCAAACATAGGGTGTAAGCCAACAACAGGCCCTTTGTGGCAGTCCATCATAGCTTTGAGCGGGTTAAGCTTAGTACTAGTCACATCGGCTAAAATACAATTTTCCGGCAATAATGGACCTAGTTTTTGAATAATAGATTCAGTTATTTTGATAGGCACGGCTACCAACACTAACTCACTGTTAGCGAGTATATCCGCAGCATTTGGCCAATCGCTTTGTTCTAGCACGGTCACTGCATAGCCACTTCGGGTAAACATATCCACAAAAATACGTCCCAAAGCCCCTGCTCCACCGACTACCACAATTTTTTTAATTTCAGGGGCTTTACACAGATATTGGTTATTCTGAGTTTGGTATGACTCTCGCATTATTCTGCGTAGCAAATCTTCGATTAAATTCGGCGGAACGCCTTTGTCTTGTGCTTCGTCTCGGCGTTTTGCAATCAGTTCAGCTTCCCGCGTAGGAACATAAATAGGCATACCAGTGCGACTCTTAAACTCGCCAACTTGAGTGGTCAAACTGGCTCGTTGAGCCAGTATATCGACCAATTGGCTATCTAATTTGTCAATTTTGACGCGTAATTCATCCAGCGAAATGGGTTTGTCTGGCATGCTAGTTTTACCTTAAGCAGAATCTTTAAATTTATTTAATCTCATTGGCAATACCGTAATGAGTTTTTCTCTAGACCGATTAATCAAATCTTCAGTATCTTCCCAACCGATGCAACCATCAGTTATGGAGATGCCGTATTCTAGCTCACCCGGTAGCTTGCCGTCACTTTTTTGATTGCCAGCACGTAAATGACTTTCCAACATGATACCAATAATTGATTGATTGCCTTCCAAAATCTGGTTAACCACATTTTGCGCTACCAACGGCTGACGACGATAATCTTTACTTGAATTAGCATGACTACAATCAACAACTAGACCAGCGTGTAAATTGGACTTTTTCAA harbors:
- a CDS encoding STAS domain-containing protein, which translates into the protein MSLETRPGDGGKELIIYMEEKFDFGKVQEFRDAYLSASNDVETIIVDLSNTEYMDSSALGMLLNMQKAMEDKVTTFKIANSRPQVAKILKISRFDKKFDMT
- a CDS encoding response regulator, encoding MNHISLSDVNILLIEPSDTQRKIISSLLIKENVGSVDSVSTLAEAKSVLRSHGSDVVVSAMYFEDGTGLDLIKHIKGNVETASIPFMLVSSENRVAKLEEFKQAGVAAILPKPFEPLHLARALNATLDLINSEELDLELYDIKDVRVLLVDDSRLARNHIHRVLEGMGLSNIKEAENGATALTLLKDNIFDLVVTDYNMPEMDGRELSEYIRFNPDTSHIPIIMVTSEATNSAHMANIQHTGVNALCDKPFEAQEVRKILATLLGS
- a CDS encoding TerB family tellurite resistance protein, with the translated sequence MFKALGDWFEQQLQQNEPVSEKHTVELATAVLLYEIMRADGKFEESEQLAYQTLLKQHFDLSANELDSLIKLSSDKAGQAVDYHQFTRTINQHCDVPEKLQILESLWRVAYADKHLDVHEIHLIRRISDLLHIPHSQFIQSKLKVTDSTS
- a CDS encoding HAMP domain-containing sensor histidine kinase translates to MQIGSLRQLTLISFLIALIPLAVLLWHSQSTLTKMAQIAASEAQFSVTMARQIGDMENIAIDVERLIRQYHVLKKPELKQLTDNSISRLETKLVNVCAELPSEYVCSALQKRIAWFENNGQIEDKLLLDAQLAEFRRSIEELQQQVDSLLDERIKQQQDYVNSVQQTQAWSTALLVTFSLLLIIFASQLILSPVTKIERIISEIAKQSETLPKVSTSGPKELIEVEHKLHWLADRLNQLEHLRHALLRHASHELKTPLASIKEGCSLLSESVVGPLNDQQKEVVSLLTSSTERLNLLIEQLLDYNLLLQQAKPVYEKTDTKSLLEAALIDNALAIQQHKNEVNVDNKVIDMTVDPNLYRRIIDNLLSNALAHGTAGRPIDIKLYKQKDTLILDVANRGRKIPMEQRKSLFEPFKRGEHRRNDRVIGSGLGLSIVADCARMMHGTVEIVDVDYADVCMRVSLPQDEVAA
- a CDS encoding GNAT family N-acetyltransferase: MVITIRQASKADIQALVDFNQAMAWETEQKKLQGDVLSAGVSALIKDRAKGFYLVAEQDDGAIAGSLMVTSEWSDWRNSQFWWIQSVYVRPENRRTGVYSMLYQKVKELAEQSQGVCGFRLYVEHDNLVAQETYKKLGMKASHYYMFETEN
- a CDS encoding sigma 54-interacting transcriptional regulator; translated protein: MSKSETNALPRILLVDDDENLLRLMTIRLQGEGYQVATAEGGKEALRLLNTQSFDVVLSDLRMPGLDGLSLFEEIVSLRRDIPVILMTAHGTIQDAVEATQRGVFGFLTKPIDHEALRELLVKAVSQSQSAQNGTWSEEIITRSMQMEQLLDQAFRVAKRDVSVLISGASGTGKELLAKALHKASTRGNKPFVAINCGALPENLLESELFGHAKGAFTGAVNEHQGLFREADGGTLFLDEIGDMPVPLQVKLLRALQEQQIRPVGSSKQIPINVRVISATHKDLTKEMQEQNFREDLYYRLNVVNLTLPSLRERSEDIPLLTRYLLAKSAERHGVNVSRFSDDAMQLLATAPWPGNVRQLVNVVEQCVALTQTSVIASHLVEQALSASEQKWPTLTEARDAFEQNYLLKLLKMTDGNVTRAAELAGRNRTDMHKLMKKHDLHSSDFKPEVA
- a CDS encoding fused response regulator/phosphatase, yielding MRILIVDDESLNRFMLVHMLEEAGYLDCFEAESGREALQLAKKIRPDLVLLDVVMPDMDGYEVAPLLKKMAGDIYLPVIFITAMDDQPALARCLEVGGDDFATKPFDRTILTAKIRAHARTRLLSIRTNKQNAELNYFRRGVEREHAIVEHIFANALTINQATTKYFDYRLAPASTFNGDVFLTEPSPSGGMYFLMGDFTGHGLASAIGALPVARAFQAMSRKGVSVSEISQTLNQILLALLPSDMFFAAVVVEISASGHQFSVWNGGMPDLTVMTPEGRISKRFISSHMAMGILEVDEFEENVEYFNAKIGDRLIGYSDGVIELTNAEEQMLGEEVVMSWLASNPLMTVEQIIQRTDKYRGKAEQLDDITFVSYTCQNLDDLKAEIEITRLPFNISVDMKVEQLTQFTPIYDVVVMVCSQLGMQKVRSDLSTVISELFMNSLDHGILKLSSDIKKSTEGFFEYFKLRNQRLAKLTQGEIKIAISFAPNTNILTINLSDSGEGFDFQKIQASQDSDTYGRGIPLIKTLCQSVQYSDQGRSVSATIKV
- the tyrA gene encoding bifunctional chorismate mutase/prephenate dehydrogenase translates to MPDKPISLDELRVKIDKLDSQLVDILAQRASLTTQVGEFKSRTGMPIYVPTREAELIAKRRDEAQDKGVPPNLIEDLLRRIMRESYQTQNNQYLCKAPEIKKIVVVGGAGALGRIFVDMFTRSGYAVTVLEQSDWPNAADILANSELVLVAVPIKITESIIQKLGPLLPENCILADVTSTKLNPLKAMMDCHKGPVVGLHPMFGPDVQSLVKQVVVVCDGRQPETYQWLVEQIKIWGAIVHESTAKEHDDAMAFIQVMRHFSSFVYGAHLAGEDPDLNQLVAFSSPIYRLELAMVGRLFAQDPELYADIIFTNAESIGLLKRFRDRFDDALKLLEEGDKGEFVKQFFSIGHWFGPYAKQCLVSSKKLLLKADDDRVMDVNS
- the yciH gene encoding stress response translation initiation inhibitor YciH — encoded protein: MSQNNLVYSTGIGRLEPQVKEQPKSKNTDGIVRIRRETKGRKGKGVTTIDGVDLPAEALKNLCSELKKSCGTGGAIKNGVIEIQGDNRDKIKLLLEKKGLTVKLAGG
- the pheA gene encoding prephenate dehydratase, which gives rise to MSTSELQKLREQITALDSELLEMLAKRQQYTNSVAETKIRNQIPVRDHVREEELLIRLIKKGQEYGLDPHYVTQIFHVVIEDSVLNQQALLAERANPGSRLPLSRVAFLGDKGSYSYLATQKYFSRRAGELLEIGCSSFAEIVEKVESNQADYAVLPIENTTSGSINEVYDLLQHTSLSIVGELTHPINHSLLASTDTDISKIKTLYAHPQVFAQCSYFLAELGNVEVKPCASTSAAMLMVNQLNSESVAAIGSEAGGKLYGLAAIKSNLANQKENHSRFIVVARNAVKVPLQVPAKTTLVMSTVQKPGALVDALLIIKNNQINMTKLESRPITGNPWEEMFYIDVEGNVQDGPMQKTLEELAATTRYFKVLGCYPNEEINATKVAAVNALTA